One region of Alosa alosa isolate M-15738 ecotype Scorff River chromosome 1, AALO_Geno_1.1, whole genome shotgun sequence genomic DNA includes:
- the mterf4 gene encoding transcription termination factor 4, mitochondrial: MIRTCEHQVVRWSLRLSPGFALKSALVEQNARQLAYACRMCSHTQESQTSRASAQRHGSELSLRTLLDMGFTETQADQVYEGATKILGRKSVTHDTSTITALLALGLNASSIVKIFDKCPALYTEKGAVVQQRIQNLWKLGLVEGSIQRVISYHPHILTIPAKRVNAAVQFIRTKCLFTAQQMREILRDSPEVAEEDLNELEHKFQYAYFRMGVKQAEMVKAKLFKVSMEELRCRHCFLERRGFYQTPDKKGQTLIINPKLKDILSATEDIYLSQFAKATKEELDVFRKLVAREDEEKGNTLEHWDIEEDEEEAEEDLTDFKRGSMGQLGYVKTKRKK, from the exons GTTGTTCGATGGAGTTTAAGGTTGTCTCCTGGTTTTGCCCTCAAGTCTGCTCTTGTCGAGCAGAATGCACGGCAGCTGGCATATGCCTGTCGAAtgtgctctcacacacaagAGTCTCAAACCTCAAGAGCGTCTGCACAGCGACATGGAAGTGAGCTGTCTTTACGAACTCTGCTTGATATGGGTTTCACTGAAACACAGGCTGACCAGGTGTACGAAGGCGCCACCAAAATTCTGGGAAGAAAGTCTGTTACGCATGACACCTCTACGATCACGGCCCTTTTGGCACTGGGTCTGAATGCCTCCAGCATCGTCAAGATCTTTGATAAATGTCCAGCTTTGTACACAGAGAAGGGAGCAGTCGTGCAACAACGAATTCAGAATTTGTGGAAACTGGGGCTTGTTGAAG GCAGTATCCAGAGGGTGATAAGCTACCATCCACACATCCTCACCATTCCTGCCAAGAGAGTGAATGCGGCGGTCCAGTTTATCAGAACGAAATGTCTTTTCACCGCCCAACAAATGCGGGAGATTCTTCGAGATTCTCCTGAGGTGGCAGAGGAGGACCTCAATGAACTTGAGCATAAATTTCAG TATGCCTACTTCCGTATGGGGGTGAAGCAAGCAGAGATGGTGAAGGCCAAGCTGTTCAAGGTGAGCATGGAGGAGCTGCGCTGTAGGCACTGCTTCCTGGAGCGCAGGGGCTTCTATCAGACACCGGACAAAAAGGGCCAGACGCTCATTATCAACCCCAAACTGAAAGATATCCTCTCGGCCACGGAGGACATCTATCTATCCCAGTTCGCCAAGGCGACCAAAGAGGAGCTGGATGTGTTCCGCAAGCTGGTTGCACGAGAAGACGAGGAGAAAGGCAACACGCTGGAGCATTGGGATAttgaagaggatgaggaggaggcagaggaggatcTGACTGACTTCAAGAGGGGAAGCATGGGACAGTTGGGATATGTGAAGACCAAAAGGAAAAAATGA